A stretch of DNA from Manihot esculenta cultivar AM560-2 chromosome 7, M.esculenta_v8, whole genome shotgun sequence:
GAGCCATCCAAATGTTTTTTAATAAGCAAAGGATTTCCTAAGAAGTAATAAATAGGATAGAACACagcatatatattaaaaaaagagagatttataatttagtctctgggtattgccattattaacaagtcagtcatTGTATTtccagaaacctattaaaacgtcattaacTTTTCTTTCCgttaataaaatagttcttCTGTCAgtttttccgttaaaaatagataaagtaTGAAAgaggaaatttttaaaattcaattttgcccTCAAGTAAAACTCCTTATTTAATCCTTAGATATTGCTGTTATTAACAAGACAATCGTtacatttttagaaatctattaaaacgcttttatcttttctcatatctattaaaacattcttagcGTTTTTtttcgtcaatgaaatagtccatatcttttctcatatatattaaaacgttcttattgtttctttccatcaacgaaatagtccatcctcattttcttttctcaacgaaatagtccctccctatattttcagaaatctattaaaatgttcttatctttttttatatctattaaacgtccttattatttctttctgtcaacgaaataatctctatcttttctcacatatattaaaatgtttttatcatttctttttgtcAATGAAATATtctcttttcctcctcctcctcctcaaaaaagaagaaaaaaaagaagaagaagaagacgataatgatgaaggagaacaagaaaaagaaaaagaagaagaagaagatgatgatgatgaagaaaaagaagaaaaaagaagaagaaaaagaagaaaaaatgaagaagaagaaaaagaagaaggagaagaagaagaagaagatgatgatgaagaaaaagaagaagaagaaaaatcatctcctcctccttaaagaagaagaataaaaagaaaaatcaaaatagaatcgaagaagaaggaggagaaggaggaggaagaggaggaggaggaagagaagggggtaatttagtcttttactatatttttaacggcagaaatagacggaatgactattttgttgaaggaaagaaaagttaaggatgttttaatagatttctgaaaatgcagggactaatttgttaataatagcaatatccagagactaaattataaatctttcttaaaaaattttaaaaaaattacaaacacaacacagaaacaatctTTTACAAACACAGCACAGAAGAATGAAGCACAACATACACCAACCTTAAAACATGATGTTACAAAATGAGTGATTCACAGCAAGTTCACGAATAAATCtactacctttttttttttttttttttgaaggaaGTAAACATGAACAAATGCTCATAAAACACTAAACATTTGTTCACACCATTCAAGCTCAAAAGAAATTTGAGGGAGTTGACTTGAAATTGGAGAAATGTTAACAGCCAGAATCCTTCACAAACGGATGATTCAAAAGCTGAGAAGCAGTAGGACGCTTTTTTGGATCAACTTGCAAGCACTTCATGATAAAATCTCGCGCATTCTCTGACAGAGAATAATTAGGAAGATGATTTCGAAGTGTCCCTTTTTCAACCTCCAATTCTAGATTTGCATCCCAATCATTCACATGAGAGTATGGATAATTCCCAGTTAACATCTCCAAGACAGTGCAGCCAAGGCTCCAAATATCAGCTTCAACTCCATACTCTTTGTCCTTTTTCATAACCTCTGGAGCTATCCAGTCTATTGTCCCATGGCGAGACTTCAAAAGAGGAACTAATTCTGTCACTTTTGCCAATCCAAAATCTGTAATTTTCACGCATCCTTTCTCATCCACTAATATATTTGCACATTTGATGTCTCTGTGAACTACCTTTCGCTCATGGAGATACTTCAAACCTTCTAGTATCTGGTTGGTGTAGTAGGAGACTTGGGAGTCtttcaatttaaaacttttatatactTGTCGGAGGGAACCTGTACTTACAAGCTCAAGAAAAATATAGACGTCTTTCTTATCCTCCTCAGTACCATAGTATTTGACTATATTTGGATGACTTAATTGACACAATAAATTAACTTCTTGCTGAATTCTGTCAATTTCTTGATTAATTTTGtcaaatttttctttattttttattcgtaTTTTCTTTATGGCGAAAAAGAAACCACCATCTGCATATCCCTTGTACACGTTTCCAAAAATCCCTCCTCCCAGAGTCTTCTTACGGTCCATTCGCCACTCTGACTTGTTAATATTAAGTCCTTGTCTATTAATCTGCAAGTTATTCAATATAGTTtcaacattaaaaattaatagaattgcAGTAATACTCCTGGTCCTGGTTATGCTAATAAATCTCACAAGATTTCTTCTAAAATATTTGCAATACGTGCAGTAAAATTGTAAAATTGCTAAAAGGTCATAGGAAAAAAGTCCAGGAACCTACCTGATTGCTTTAGAAAGATGACAAAACAAGCAATTTATTAACAAAGAAGATTTCAGCAACTCATGTATTGTATTTGAAATTAGTCTTCGTAGCTGGATAAGTACTGAAAACATATAGGAAACAAAAGTTATGTTATGACAACACAATGAAATTTTTGTAAGCGCGTACCTTCAGGAACTGAGACATCAGAGGATCACTCGCATGTGTTATCTCTCCAGAAATAAATTCAAGATTTAAGCTTCCCTTTAGCACCAGGTTAAGATCTTCAAGTTCTATGCCCTTGAAAGATAGCAGTTGGACGATTGATTTTCCAAAAACACTATCAAAGCCTTTTCTAAAAAAGGATATTTGTTCAGAGATAGAGTTGACGAAGTCATTCCGAATTTGATCATCATCAGGAAAACATTCCTTGGCCTTCTTATTGTAAAAAGAAGGATATGCATCTTTTACATCTCCTATAGAAATATCCTTTTCCGCCAGTTGAAAAAGAAACATACGGTGAAAGGCAACACCTATTTGTAGTTCATGCATAACTGCCAATGCAATCACCTTGCCAGAAAATTCAAAACAGTCGAAGTGCAATGGTTCCAGCTTCAGTTCTGCATATATAACATATGACCAAAAacggaaaaagaaaaactatacTTAGAACgggatattaataaatttaagaaaaaaaggaTTTTTATAGCAATATTTCTCGTattaaatgtatttttattggtctaaattatgattaaatttaaaaaatttgcttTGATGGTtcgtaaatttatatataatttaaataaaaatctattgaaattatttagaaaattaTGAGAGATGGCAACTTATTAATGAAACTTTTTGTTGtacatattaataaatataaataattttttcattatgcATTTTGCGTCGAATGTGTACGATCAATTTATGCCATCATCTATTAACTATCAGTCAtactttaaataatttcatatcttattattttaatacctaATCGTATTGTCTCACATGTACATAGCTAGCCGAAAGGAATgagaagaaaattttaaaaatcttatgcCGAGTCCAATATTGTATGCAACATGTCGTAAATTAATTATACGATGAAGTTGTGACATAAGGGTTATATCAATCATTTatcaagggaaaaaaaaagcaGGAGAAGCAATAATTACGGATGCTATTCATAGGATCTTACCAGGATTAGGAAAGAACTTCGTAGGATCATTTGGGCACGCCAAGAAAAGCAGATTTTGCGGTTTGAATATAGCTAAGCATAACTTGTATAACCAATCCTGCAATTTTTTAGGACTGGTGAGCTTCTTATTTTTCAATGCTTCAAACATCTCTTCGTCCAGAAATCTAGACCAGTGAATGAGTGGCTTGTAGAACTCTGTATCAAGTAATTTTTCCTCGGGGATCATCATCATGGTGACTAAGTGCATCCTGGATTCAGAATCAATCACATCATTGTGCTCAAGCAGCCAGTGATAATCATCTTCTCTAGTAGTTGTTTCAAGTATCAGTCGTAATGAACTCTGCTGCCTCTTCAATAAAAGCCGAAATTGCTCCCTTTCACTCTCCCATAGTTGAGAAATGCTATTCAATTCTTTCAAAATGTCCAGATATAAATGCGAAACGGAACACAAACAACCACTTGTTTCGAATATTTCTGCAGTTAATAGTAAATCATGAAGATGACCCTCCATGTCTGTAGACAGGTGATTGAATGCTTCTTTAATTGGGGCTGAAAACCATTTCAATATTCCTTCATCGTCACCGTCTATATAGCCAATTGCATTGCGCAATACACATGAAAATGCCTGGAATTCACCAAAAGGAAATTTCAATGAATCAATGTGTGAGCTTGGATTTGATACGTGGATCTGAACCAATCCCTTGCATAATGCTCTTGTCATCTCATCAAGGAACATACAAATTGTCAGCACTGTTTCTGGCTCCTCAAAGAGTTTGATCTTAAATCTACTTCTTTCCACCAACTGTTTGAGAGAAGTCCGACATGACTGATACACAGGATCTTCATTAGTTACTTGATCTCGAAGTAATTTACAGAATTCTAAAGCTAATAGTCTACATTGTGGAAGAAAATCATCTGGACGATTCAATAAATAATGCATGGAAGACAATATCAAAGCTCTAGCATAGTCTTTCTGTTGTTTAATTCTTGACCTGTAAAACATAACCAAAGTCGCAGGGACAGAATATGCAATCAGAAGAAGCTCTGATTGCTCGTTTCTTTCAGGTGCCAACAGTGCAAACATCTCATGCGCTAGTGGACAGTATTCTCTCCGCGAGACAGATTTCTCTCGGTACATTCGACAAACGGTCGAACTGATTTGGTGGATCATTTGAAAAAGTTCGGATTCGCCGTCGAGTTCAACCACCAATTTGAGCCAAGCTTTGTTTTGAATTGAGCAGTCTTCAAGCGTCTTATCCCACTCTAGCTTCTCACCTTTGTAATATAATTTCTGTTGCGTAACTGGAATTTTGGAGATCACCAGGATTTTCTGCTGGATAAATTGTACTTGAAAATTGGACTTCACAAGAATTTTTATAGGTTTACGTTTCGGCATTCTAACAAATAAATGAAAGGAATTGGATTCACTATTCGCCATCAGCTCTAGATCACTGTGGCTCGTATGCAACCCAAATTTATAGTTGACACCTGCAGAGActcaaagaaaatagaaaacaaattagagtaattcaaatttaagttgatttcttttgtttttttaattaatcctTTGCCTGAGATCTTTCATCCGATTGACTAAGAATTATCGGCAAAACCAACAAGAATGATAAAAAAGGCCTTCAGTGAGTACTGTTTACTATTAAGTTTCAGAAATTGTTTATGTGTGTGGGCAATTCTTTCATGCACATCTTGATCCATGGTCAAAatcaaaattgatttaatttaatttttataaatactaaaatttcaattttcaattcattcaattcagtttaattttaaatcaaaccaatCAAATGTTAATTAGAGGTGGACACCATTCGATTAGAATCGAAATAATCggatttaataatttagtttgattttaaaataaaatcagttcgatttagatttaattttaatttttaaaaattttgaattgatcgattcgattcgagtttaaaaataaaatagtttgatcaaaccgaaccaaCTGAATTTTGGAATAAAAGCTGCATAAGATTATATTACTTTGATACTTTCCACATACAGCCACCTATCTCTTACTCTGACGGCCGCAAGACGACTCTCACTAATCAGCAGCTGTCATTCTCCTTTCTCCGTTCTCGTCTTTCAGTCCCGCAGCCACCCATCCACCCATCCAGTCGCCAATTCCGCAACCACCCACTCATCCAATCGCTAAAGCAAGAGTTTTCTTTCCATCCCTCACGTCTCTCTCACGGTCATCGCTCGCAGCTTGCATCTCTCTTGTCGCTCGCGGCTGGCATCTCTCTCTCACAGTCATCGCTTATCTCTCCTTGACGGTCGTCGCTCGCATTACAATCatgttaaattataattacagtaatttaaacttaattttctttatatttttaaaactatctAATACTAATTTTGAGTCTCTAGAAAAACTCTTTCTTTGTCAAATTTAGCTTGTAAGTTTCATGAGTATCAATGTCATAAATTGATACTTCAATAGGGTACTACAATTATAGTATAATTCAATGAAATTACAGGAAAGTCAAAAaatcgattttaaatcgaatcgaactgaatcaattcaattcgattcgattcaattttttatcttattcggttcagtttaatttataatttgaataaattcaattaaataggTTTTATTGATTCGATACCAAACCAAATCTACCGATGCACACTCCTAATATTGACTCTTACGTTAACAGATTTTAGAGAAAACAAACAGCTAAttgttaatattaaaaattaaaaaattaaattgtaattgtgaataaatgtaaaaatttgGACTTGCATGTCTAATAtgttagattttttaatatcatattgaacaaatcaatgCCTTTCGTTGAAAACAatagttaaaaattataattaaaactatatatgGCGAGGGTCACTATGCGTACATTAAACAAATAGCATATGATGCAATTTTCATTCAAGGCTGTTTCTTggattttattcttaaaatataataattaatattacttaattttaataatttcttttatattttgaaaatgaaaatgacATCCACATTACAAACTGGGAAGAGATAGAGAAAGGCATTCTTAtctagagagagagagtgagacaaaaataaaaagtgaagagaaaattaaagaaCGGTTAGAGATAGAGGATTATTTAAGGTTGTTTTTTAAGGCATATggatcatttttttaaattataaccgttaaaattaaaaataaattaaattaaattaaattaattataactattttaaaaaataaataattttagataaaattatataattttactgtaaaaagtaaaaaataaataaattaaataaatttataatatattgaaaaaataataaaaatttatttagatgaaattcattttttataaaaatatttcaacaaaatttttataaatcttaTTGAGAGTTTTTTTATCttcatttaaaagtttaaaaattctgatagaaaaattatattatatttgattatttagtgttttaatatattttaaataaaaatattatattatattatgaatatttgatattatttttaacattgaaaaaaaaaattattagcttaatataaataatattagtattgttaaaagtatttaattatttagtttaaatttaaattttattataaaaattaaaaattatatcaaaattgaaataaaaaccgatattaaaattaaattaaaataaaaaacacataaaatcaTATTTAACCGAATCAAAATCGAAACACATAAAATCATATTTCAAACTGTActgaattcaattttaattttaatccttaaaaatttaaaaaattgacttTTGATGTTGATTCCGCTTCTTGTTAAAAACCGtcctgaaattaaaattatagactcttaatttttaagatatttttatattaactaaattaaaatttgaagacgatattattataatatttaagttcAGCTACGATATGAGAAATATTTACAGATAACAATATATAAAACAAGAGAGTTTTTATAGTTAGTTGATATAAAGTAAAGTAATGTTACTTTGttagttataaaaataaattttaatttttaaaagattacaaaaatattatttttatatattcttttgagtttttattattttcgttaatataatataatttatctaatatgatttattgtgaaaaacaaatttatttaaaaaataataaattaaaccgATGGAATCAAATCTGCATATATATACAATCTTGAAGAAATCATATATATTCTGCTTCCCACCTTTGCTCTCGTCTCTCTCGCCCTTCAATTTCTTCTCAGCTCTGGCTTATCCCTCAATTTTCAGTCATCATGCATCTGAAATCTCTTCCTCTTCGTTGTTtttgaatttttcaaatttcaaatatctTTATTGTTTGATCGACGGTCTCATATTGATGAATGATGGTTGCCCTCTTTACTATTCCAAATCACAATGTTTTTTATTTGTAAGAGTTAAGAAATCTAGGATTTTTTTAGTCTGAATGTTTAGGTGTACAATGAATTTAAAGGTTTGTTGTTTCTAGGAATTTTTCGCATTGATGAATTATTACTTCAATAAGATTGGATTATATTTGATATTTGTAGGATTTCAtggatttaacttatttataaaattcagaGTTTGATTTCTTAAATATTGAGCGAGCAAGCAAATTATAAAACCTGTAAATTTAAGAAATCTGGGCAAAAAGTTGGCTATGACCCATTAAGACTACCATTTAGGAATCTCAAATCAAAGAGAAGAATCAAGAGATAGGAGGAGGTAGAGGTCAGCTAGTTTTGGATTGGTGGTTTTATTAAATGAGGATAAACAAGTGAAGATTTTGAAGGAGAagcatatttttaaaatttgaaattgttCTCTCTTTTAACTAATTGACTATAAAATTCCTCCCATAAGaaccaaataaaaaaacattttaattaactttaaaaattatacgTTATAGTAATTTTCTCAAAGGATGTCAAATGAATTCAGTATAGCATCAGACATATTAAGCAGCAGAAGCAGAACATCAAccatataatataaattgatattgCTGATCATAAACCAATACATCAATTCCCAACTATGGCTAGCAAGTGCCCACAATTTCCAATCACAATGATTTACACCTTGTAGGTCCAACTACAAAAAAGAATTACATCTTTATTATCAGTTACAATCACAAAAAACCAGTTCAACAATTTTCAAGATAATGAAAGGCAAAGTTAGTCAAATCACCTTTCGAAGAGTTAATTCTGAAGAGACTATGAAGATAACAACAAAAGTTTCGTGAATTCTCGAGAAGTCCTTGCAAACTCAGATTCTTTTGTTCTATGTATGCACTCCGCCTACTTTTTCCCCTTGGCTCCCTTCTTTTTTGCTGCTGCTGCAGTAGTTGCTCTCAGAAGTCTTCGTTTTCGTGTGTAAGCAAATTCTCCAAATTTATGACCAACCTTTGCTTCTGTTATCTTACAGCGAACGAATGTTCTTCCGTTGTAAATCCGTACTGTATGACCAACAAATTCTGGTAAAATAACAGATCTACGTGACCAAATTTTCTTGTTAGCAAGTAGATCTttattcttctttattttcaacAGGAATGCATCAACAAAAGGAAGTCTTGTTGCAACATGCTTTCTTACCTGCAATAACATGGGTGGCAAATTTCAAAGCAGCATTAGCAGGATTCCTTCTAGATAAGAAGGTCAAAGGAAAATAAGAACAATAACAACTTCAAATGCAGAGCGCAACAAAACCTTCAAAGAAACTACTTGAAGAGATTAGAAAAAGTAATCTGAAGTCGTTTGCACTTACTCTTGTTTGACCTTCTGCCGGTGAAGACGAAGAAAAGAACCTGCTCAGCATAGGAACAGAGGGAGCCACCCGGTGAAATGAAATATCTTCCCTGTTGTAGAACAGAAATTGTTAATGGAACACGATAGGCAACATTGAAATTTGACAAACAAAGCAAGCACAATTCTTTGAAGATTGCAGGCCCTTTATCTTTTCAAAATAAAGGCATCACACTTCTTTTTCCACTTTTCTGTTCCTTTAAGTTTGTTGAAGAACAGGGGGATTTcctaataaagaaagaaatatttTGAATAGGAAATTTCTTAATGAACATGAAAGGgctaagagaaaaaataagcaATTTTGTGCATATGCCATGGaaaagaaacagagaaaaataaatagcaaGACATAGCTGACCTTACAGGCCTTGAACCAATTGGAAGTCCTGTAAACCCGTGAAATTCAAAGAAACCCACAAAGATAAGTGTCTGCACAAGCCTAAATCAAATAGGCAAATCCCATAATGCCATTCACAATGGACTTACCAAGGTAACCATGGAAACTGACATTTCGTAGGTTGTTTGATTGTCTTTCAAATGGCAGTATCTAAACAGGTAAAATAAACCTAGCAAGAATTAACATTACACATAATACAAGCCATAATACAAAAACGAAGTAAACAAACCAAACATTAAATACATAGAGAGCCAAGCATGGTTACCACCTTCAAGGGGTTGGAGTAAGTTCGCGATAATGGTGCCATAAAACAAGTACCTGGCAATGATTGCTCTAAAACCTAATGTAAAGAAAACGAAAATTCAGCTTTAGTCAATTAAACTAAAGTTCAATGACaccaaaaatcaaattttaaatagaataacATGCTTTGAAGCCTATACAAATGGAAACAGTAAATTCATTCAACAAAAGAAAGTTCCTTCACTACTAACCAAATAAGTAGTAGAGCTGCCAGAGAGAGCTTTTCGCCTTACACTTGCCCACATCATTTCTTCAAGCTAATGAGAACCCAGATATGAAGATGATTAAAACTATCAAATGGGTTTACTTAAACTACACAAATAAAAGCTAACAAAGACAAGATATTGCAAGGAGAATAAGacaaaagaaacaaagaaatggTAAAAGAATAGAGAAGGTAGATCTAAATTTTGTCAATAAAAACCTGATTTAGGAGAAGTTGGAATTTGGAGTTGGTACCAGGTAAGGTACCCGCAAAAGCCAAATTTTAAATACCCAAACCCGAATACATTTATAGATACACTATCCCAAACCGTCTCAAAcccctttaaaaattaaattttcttaccATTAACAACTTAATACCAGACACTACCGAACCCGATTAAGTCATAatcacaacaaaaacaaaaacaaaaaatcaaaaattCACACAAAATCCACATTAACAATATTCTAAAACACATCTCAATATCACGAAAACAACTCTGAATGGCAgtgtttatttcaaaatttttcaatAATCTCACAAACGAAAACTTCACATAAATCTTAATATTTTCacaaatttaagaaataaatagaTCTCACAAACCTCAGAAAGCACACATCTGAAATCACAATTTCAAAATAACCATCCAAACCTGCAGTGACAGAGGACGCGGCGAGGAGCAGCACCGGACGGCAAGACTGGAGCAGAGGAAGCGGCGGAGAAGAGCAAAGAAGCAAGCAGACCAGCGGACGCAGAAACGACGTTGACAGCGTGGAGCAGAGGGACGATCGGCGGGAGGCGCACGGCTGTACCAGAGGAGTGACGGAGAGGCCGAATGGGGGAGGGGAGGGCTGCAGTAGAcgtgagagttgagagaaatttAGGGTTAGGGATTTAAGGGTTATTTTGATAAgaggtttattttttatctttcaattaagattttatttttatagttta
This window harbors:
- the LOC110619644 gene encoding E3 ubiquitin-protein ligase UPL5; translation: MANSESNSFHLFVRMPKRKPIKILVKSNFQVQFIQQKILVISKIPVTQQKLYYKGEKLEWDKTLEDCSIQNKAWLKLVVELDGESELFQMIHQISSTVCRMYREKSVSRREYCPLAHEMFALLAPERNEQSELLLIAYSVPATLVMFYRSRIKQQKDYARALILSSMHYLLNRPDDFLPQCRLLALEFCKLLRDQVTNEDPVYQSCRTSLKQLVERSRFKIKLFEEPETVLTICMFLDEMTRALCKGLVQIHVSNPSSHIDSLKFPFGEFQAFSCVLRNAIGYIDGDDEGILKWFSAPIKEAFNHLSTDMEGHLHDLLLTAEIFETSGCLCSVSHLYLDILKELNSISQLWESEREQFRLLLKRQQSSLRLILETTTREDDYHWLLEHNDVIDSESRMHLVTMMMIPEEKLLDTEFYKPLIHWSRFLDEEMFEALKNKKLTSPKKLQDWLYKLCLAIFKPQNLLFLACPNDPTKFFPNPELKLEPLHFDCFEFSGKVIALAVMHELQIGVAFHRMFLFQLAEKDISIGDVKDAYPSFYNKKAKECFPDDDQIRNDFVNSISEQISFFRKGFDSVFGKSIVQLLSFKGIELEDLNLVLKGSLNLEFISGEITHASDPLMSQFLKINRQGLNINKSEWRMDRKKTLGGGIFGNVYKGYADGGFFFAIKKIRIKNKEKFDKINQEIDRIQQEVNLLCQLSHPNIVKYYGTEEDKKDVYIFLELVSTGSLRQVYKSFKLKDSQVSYYTNQILEGLKYLHERKVVHRDIKCANILVDEKGCVKITDFGLAKVTELVPLLKSRHGTIDWIAPEVMKKDKEYGVEADIWSLGCTVLEMLTGNYPYSHVNDWDANLELEVEKGTLRNHLPNYSLSENARDFIMKCLQVDPKKRPTASQLLNHPFVKDSGC
- the LOC110619794 gene encoding uncharacterized protein LOC110619794, coding for MMWASVRRKALSGSSTTYLVLEQSLPGTCFMAPLSRTYSNPLKILPFERQSNNLRNVSFHGYLGLPIGSRPVREDISFHRVAPSVPMLSRFFSSSSPAEGQTRVRKHVATRLPFVDAFLLKIKKNKDLLANKKIWSRRSVILPEFVGHTVRIYNGRTFVRCKITEAKVGHKFGEFAYTRKRRLLRATTAAAAKKKGAKGKK